The following nucleotide sequence is from Corylus avellana chromosome ca7, CavTom2PMs-1.0.
AGGATGTAGCATTGAATGAATTGAATTCATGAGTGattttcataataatattgGTAGAAAACTAGACAAGTCTGTGATTCCATAAAACTAGATAAACTTTGAGAAttggaaaaatcaaaaatcaaaaatcaaaactcatCTGCTTCTCTCTTAAAACCTCTTTGGAAAAAAATACGGTTTTTTCGGTTTTTTCACCGCGAATCTCCATAGTTGAAACATTTTTTTGATCTATGGAGATTTTTAGATCTGGTTGCAACTTTTGTTTTCGTTTTGGTGTCTACCAAGCATTCTTTGCGGGATTAATTCCTTCTTCATCCAACGCCAAGATGATGCATTTCTTCATTGGATCCGATCCAACTATCTTCAATgcttattttcttgttgtagtGGTAGATTTGCTTTGGCTTTACCTGGCCACCAATCTAATGGATCAAGTTATTTATTTGACTTATTTCCAATCATTTTTAAAGCTTTTTCGGTTGTTTTGGGGCGATTGTTAGATTTGGATATTCAtcgttttgtttgttttgatgttagagcatctccaaaagAGTAGCTAAATTTCTAATAATAGTAGTGCTTTTTCATCTCCAATAGAATAtgcaatttaactttttttgtcTAGTGTGAACagtaaatatattaattaacatatTCACTTATTCACgctataaattttgtttattattttttgtttcactttcttttactctctctccccttctctttctttcacactctctcccacacaaaataatattttaaaaaaataaataataaaatagagaatatgtTAGAGTATGTATagaaaaatgagtagttaaagtaaaaatttgtactttttcagTAGTTATTTTGCCCACTTCTACCGGAAAGGCTCTTATAATCTTTCCATCCCCTTCACTTTTTTCATATTgaagaattaaaattaaaattaaaaaaaaaaagaaaaaaagaaacttcactttgcaCTTTTGAATTACCGCGTGTTTTGATAAgtccctcaaacttcaaaacctctaaatttgaacttctgaactttcaattgtaatcaatttgaactcatctgttagattttaaacgttaaaagtgagacaatgatgtttatacccctgatttttttataaaatttcaaatttacccttaattccaaaacctaaaaaaaaaaacaataaatagaaacaaaccaaaaaacaagaatattttggtctttttaagtATTGTATTTAGAGGTTAACAGTTAAATCTCacggggttcaaattgattatttgttgaaagttcaaaaattcaaattaagaggttttaaaatttgaaggcTTATCAAAACGTGCTATAATTTAAgggtttaaagtaaaatttctaaaataaataaataaaaatagcgGTTAGTAATTTAGGCTAATAAACAAGCCATGAGAGCTGTTCCATCAATCATAGGAAATTCATAGCGTCGGTTAGAACCGAAGAGGAGCGGTTGCTTTTGGTTTAACCAAACGTACACTTGTCAATCGTTGGGGGAAAAGGTTGCCAAGTTTGAAAGTGGACTGCAATTTTTCCACTTTCCTCCCAACTTCACACCCAAAAACAAGCGNNNNNNNNNNNNNNNNNNNNNNNNNNNNNNNNNNNNNNNNNNNNNNNNNNNNNNNNNNNNNNNNNNNNNNNNNNNNNNNNNNNNNNNNNNNNNNNNNNNNGAAAGCTTTTCCACATTATCAATAGTACTGTAACCCTTAAGAAATGTGTCGTTACTGTTAcaggctttttctttttgaaaataaaaagttttggaCTATCCATTAACTTAAGCTAATGTTTAGGATGTAGCATTGAATGAATTGAATTCATGAGTGattttcataataatattgGTAGAAAACTAGACAAGTCTGTGATTCCATAAAACTAGATAAACTTTGAGAAttggaaaaatcaaaaatcaccTGCTTCTCTCTTAAAACCTCTTTGGAAAAAAATACGGTTTTTTCACCGCGAATCTCCATAGTTGAAACATTTTTTTGATCTATGGAGATTTTTAGATCTGGTTGCAACTTTTGTTTTCGTTTTGGTGTCTACCGAGCATTCTTTGCGGGATTAATTCCTTCTTCATCCAACGCCAAGATGATGCATTTCTTCATTGGATCCGATCCAACTATCTTCAATgcttattttcttgttgtagtGGTAGATTTGCTTTGGCTTTACCTGGCCACCAATCTAATGGatcaagttatttattttacttattttcaatcatttttaaaGCTTTTTCGGTTGTTTTGGGGCGATTGTTGGATTTGGATATTCAtcgttttgtttgttttgatgttagagcatctccaaaatAGTAGCTAAATTTCTAATAATAGTAGTGCTTTTTCATCTCCAATAGAATAtgcaatttaacttttttttgtctAGTATGAACagtaaatatattaattaacatatTCACTTATTCACgctataaattttgtttattattttttgtttcactttcttttactctctctccccttctctttctttcacactctctcccacacaaaataatattttaaaaaaataaataataaaatagagaatatgtTAGAGTATGTATagaaaaatgagtagttaaagtaaaaatttatacttttttagtAGTTATTTTGCCTACTTCTACCGGAAAGGCTCTTATAATCTTTCCATCCCCTTCACTTTTTTCATATTgaagaattaaaattaaaattaaaaaaaaaaaatgaaacttcacTTTGCACTTTTGAATTACCGCGTGTTTTGACAAgtccctcaaacttcaaaacctctaaatttgaacttctaaactttcaattgtaatcaatttgaactcatctgttagattttaaacgttaaaagtgagacaatgatgtttatatccctgattttttttataaaatttcaaatttacccttaattccaaaacctaaaaaaaaaaaacaataaatagaaacaaaccaaaaaacaagaatattttggtctttttaagtATTGTATTTAGAGGTTAACAGTTAAATCTGacggggttcaaattgattatttgttGAAAGTTCAGAAattcaaattaagaggttttaaaatttgaaggcTTATCAAAACGTGCTATAATTTAAgagtttaaagtaaaatttctaaaataaataaataaaaatagcgGTTAGTAATTTAGGCTAATAAACAAGCCATGAGAGCTGTTCCATCAATCATAGGAAATTCATAGCGTCGGTTAGAACCGAAGAGGAGCGGTTGCTTTTGGTTTAACCAAACGTACACTTGTCAATCGTTGGGGGAAAAGGTTGCCAAGTTTGAAAGTGGACTGCAATTTTTCCACTTTCCTCCCAACTTCACACCCAAAAACAAGCGGTCATCCTGTCCCACACCATACTCTCTTTACCCAAGCCGTGATTGATGGCAAACATTTCCGCAAGGAATCCTTGGGTATCACTCCTCAAACTTCCATCACACCCCCTCCCTGTTTTTGGAGGGAACATGGGCATGGAGACCCCACCCCACTTTCTTCCCCTTTAGTCACTCTCAAGTTTCAACAACCACCcaattttccaaaacaaaagtCTTCACCTCCAtcttcgtatatatatatatctctgtttttctctcaatttatcACTGAAAAACAGAGCACACACATATTTTCATGGACTGGTTCTCTTGGCTATCCAAAACCGGCCTTGAGCCGTCTCTGGTTTACGAATATGGCCTTGCTTTTGCTCACAACGagcttgaagaagaagatgtggTTTATTTTAACCATGAGTTTCTGCAGAGCATGGGGATCTCCATAGCCAAACACAGGCTGGAGATCCTTAAGCTTGCTAGAAAGGAGAAGGGTACAAGCCCGCGACCCATGTCGAGGCTTCTCGTCGCCATCAGGAGGACGAAGAGGTGCTTGGGGAAATACATCCGCACGTGGGTTCGCCGGGAGGAGTCGTCGGCGCTCGTGGTTGTGCCGAGGCCTGGTTACGGGTCGAGATGGAAGGGGGCGATGGTGAAGAGGAACAAGAGATTGATGACGACGACGGCGGCGGCGAAGGCAAAGCAGGGGAGGCTGTTGCTCACAAACGGGAGTCCTCGTTGCGTTGACAGTTTTTCTAGCCCTGTGGTGTATGATCTCCGGAAGGAGGAAAAGATGGAAAGCAGCGATGATGGGTACTGGCTGACCGGAGTTGAGGAGATCAGGTGGGATACTCTGTTTCAGGACTTGAAACCCACatgaatttttcttctcttctctcttgttttttctGATATCTGGAGACTGGAGTTCAATTTAATGGTGAGGGATGGGTTTTTTTGGGTTCTTCCACCAGAGGGGTTTTCAATCTTTTGATTGTGTGTTTCAGAagactttttatgtttttttaatttttttttttttcattagtgGTGGGTGGGTCATGCGGATGACAAACTTTAGCAGCAAGGGCCTGCTTCAGCAATGAGATTGTCTCCCTTGCATATGTATGTTAATTGTCTTTATTGAAAGGTAGAAAAAGAAAGCACCAGTATTTAGGgtctttggaattttttttttttttttttttttttctcctaatctAAGCGGGAGATCAGGAAAAAAGGGATTTAAGGTCTTTGTAAGCATAACTATAATGTTAGATATTTAACCCCAAAGGGTTGGCCAAATGGTTGGATAGCTCGGAATTTTGAGTTTGCTTTTTAAGGTCTTAAGTTTGAAACCCATGCAACCTACTTATCATACTAGAGGTTTATCTCTTGAATTAACTGACCGATATGTACTTGTGGAAAACTCATTGCCGAGGGCTTGTGTATCCCCAAGATTAGTCGGAGCATAACTCCGAATACCCAgtgccaattaaaaaaaataaactttttttttttttttttttgttcttcggATTCAAGTATTGTTAAAtgcagaaattttatttttggtggtAAAGATAAGATGAAGTAAACTCAtataataaagttttttcttcaaattccatcaccttgtgatttttatatgcatttttttacttgtattttAACCACGTGTCAGTTCAATAGACAAAAATTTCCAAACCCAACTCGGAGAAAACTTTATATTCAACCGGATATTGAAGGCTTGTGTCTTCACAAAATTAACTTCACTTACGACAAACGTACAATTTTGGTTAGACATAGCAAAATGCAATTTAGACCTACCAACCTGAATCTACTAAatcaaggggaaaaaaagaaaaagaaaaagaaaagagaatagaTTGGCCAAATAGAAGACGAAACCAAGAATTTTAGTGAAGGggcaaaacttcaaaaaataaaaaaataataataataagggagaggaaattaaattttaaagggtCTANNNNNNNNNNNNNNNNNNNNNNNNNNNNNNNNNNNNNNNNNNNNNNNNNNNNNNNNNNNNNNNNNNNNNNNNNNNNNNNNNNNNNNNNNNNNNNNNNNNNGCTCAAGCCATAAGCTAGTTTCACCCCTTACCAAATAGTAACCCAACGTACCCAACTTACCATTTTTGATCAGGAAGACAAAAATTGGGGTAAACACTAATTAAACTCAATTACTAAATGGTCTGGGGGCATAGATTGAAGATTTTTTTCCATACACAAACTTTACATGAACAATTCTCTCTACACTTATCTTTGGGTAAACAAACAAGTTTTTCAATTGGAAGCCAAAGTGTGTttggaagagaaaagaaatggtTAAAATGACACATACATTTCCTAAGATTGGATATTTGAATGACATGAGAAATATACCAAGTAAATGAAGCGAGAGGGCTACACTTCTCAGGGATCCATAATATATTTTTGCCATACCATAAATACTCGTAATAAATTTGCCGGTATCCAAACAGACAGAAGAGAAGTTTGTACGTCATTTCATGTCTCATCATTTCTTATCTTACCTAAATTCCCAAATAGTAAATGAGGGCTCAATTCAATGAGTGCAACAGAAGGAAAGGAACAAATGGTTCAACCTTGGGGATCAGAATAACCTCCTATTTTCACAAGTTGGTGAAGGTTTGGAACTCCAAGAATACAAATTGGGAAGCCTATGATTCTGTGGATTGGGAGTTTCTCTTATATTGTCTTGGGTGTTTTAGGTTTCCTTCTAAATTCATTAGTTGGGTCAGGGAGTGTATTTCTACCCCTAAGTACTTGGTTGCCTTAAATGGAACACTTGTAGGGTATTTTGAAGGAAGGAAAGGTCTGAGGCAGGGGGATCCCCTCTCTCCATACCTTTTTGTTATTGCCATGGAGGTGTTAAAATGTGATCTCAAAATATGCAGTGTCTTCAAAGTAAGCTGAAAAGCACACCAACCAAGCTAAAGATACAGCAGGATAAATTATGTCAAAATTTGGAATGTTTTATCTCAAGATGGCATGTGATTGTGTTGATACATAAAAAATACACTCCCTCAaagccccccccccccaaacaaATTGCCATTAGCAGGCCCACAACAAACAAATCAGCTTGGGGAGAAATAATACAGAGCAAAGGCATGTGGATATTCCCTAGCTAGGCATCTAACTTTATTGAATCATACCTCCACAAAACCCGTATGCCTCTGATCCTATCAGATAATAGTAACTCCAGTCTCAGTGGTCTGAATTCTGAGGAAGTCGGAAAGAACCGCCAGCATAAAGCAATTGGTAAACTGGTCGTACTCGAATGGTCAGAATTATGCTCAAGACAGTGCCCAGGCCACAAACGCCAGCTAGAACCAGGAAAGTGAGCCTGAAGCAATCGGCACCTACACAGGTAGACCCTCCTTGCTTAGCAGCTTCTGCATCATATACATAACCAGCAAGAATAGCTGAGAAGAGGATTGCACCAATAGGATTGCCTAATGCCATGGCATTGTAGATTATTCCAAAATGCCTTAAACCAAAAATCTCAGAGGAAGTGGGGACCATTGTAGAATACTGAACACCATAGCAGATTCCAAGCAGAGCAGTTGCAACATAGATAGTACCATTGAGGGCTGATGCAAATAGAAGGAATGATATGATCATGATTATATGTGCGCATATCATCCAAAATGTGCGAGGAAGTAATCTCGATCTGTAATAAACATAATCTCATCTAAGTTAGTATTATTGCTGCACAAAATAGCAAGAAAATAACACCtatcaaaaacacaaaaggtaaaaaaatttactctGCAATTCAgaactacaagaatttaggtcatAAACTCCAATGTTAGAACACaatttagaaagataattttttagaaaatcttTAATATAATACTGCAATTAACTTTGCTCTTTCCCtaagtcaaaaaagaaaaagggaagagaaaaggaaaagaatgcaTGTAAGGGGCAATAAAAATTTATCAAGAAAAATCATGCTAGGTATGCTCAATGAAAAAGTGAGCCATGGTTCAAAGCCTTTTcaaccagagagagagagagagattcataTTTCAACCTATTATATGACCAGTTAAATCGCAGGAAATGAGTAATGACCTGACAAAATGTTCAGAAACAGCACCCGAGCCAAGACGACCCACAAAATTGCAAAAGCTGAAGAGTGCCAACAACATTGTTGTATCATCAACACCTACTGCAACCCCAATCTGAGCCAGATTATTAAGAACTGTTACTCCCGAACCAACCCCCAGAAAGTATGAAAACCAAAGAAGCCAGAAATCAGCCTTGATAAGAGCTTCACGAAACTTGAAATCCTCTCCCCTACGAGGtctccttctcttcttcactgCCCCCTCCCCAACAGCAAGAAGTGTTTCCACATCTGAGGCATCATCGTTCTCATAGAAACTTCCAAGATGTGTAGCCGATGAAGATGGTATTAACAAAGGATCTGTTTGGGTTGAACCAACCAAATCGTCTGAAGAAGTAGCCGGGGTAGGTCCAAGTTTCTTCGCAGGAAAAAGTGTCATTTTCAGAGGAATTGCAAGGGGGGACATCAGAAGGATAACCATTATGGCAATTAAAATGTAGGTAACAGTGTCACTTAGAGAAACTGTGTCACTTATCACTGTGGTTGAGAGAAGATATATAGCAAGCAAAACACTAGCAGCTTGGGTGAAAAGAAAATGGACGTGCTCTGAAGAGTCTTCTCCAGAAGCTGGAGTACAAGCCCGTATAAAGTACATCATGGCTAAACACATAACAGGAAGCCCAAGTGCAAGGAACGCCAATAGTTTTGATGATGAGTCATTAAGCACCATATATATTACTGTATATACTGCAGCACTCAGTCCAATATAACCTTTGAGAATGCCAGCAACAGTGCCCCTACTGAGAGGGAAGTTTCTCATGTTGGTTACAAGCACGGATGTGCCAAGCCATGCACTGCTATTGGTGGCAATGCATAGTGCAAGCCATAACTGCCATAGAATTGGAGATACAGATTATACCTACATATTCTAGAAAGGGGATATGTATGTAATACTACCAAAATTCTAAATGCAAGTataacacaaaaaattaaagcatgtgatGTTATGatggaaacaaaagaaattagcAGTGATTACAAACAGCTCAAGggtctataaaaaataaataaataacagcTCAAGGGAAAAAGATGTCAATATTTCAAATgaattattgtttatttatagaAACAAATCTCCTCCACTGACATAATGAACTTACTTCCATGTGGTCTTTGTTATTTcgttaaaaaattgacaactcTTCATccgaaagacaaaaaaaaaggaatattaaATCTCTTTCCTGTAATTGGAAAAGATAATGCAGGACTATCTAAATAGTTATTCACATGTGGATTATGGAGAAGGAAACTTTGATTCGGAAGACTCATTTTAGTCACATTGCTGATTCCTAATAAGAAGTAGGATTGCATTGCCAATAGGTTCACATAATAATTCTAAAATGACAAGGGTAGCTCCGTAGCTTGCATGAAGATAACAGATTGACAAATCAACTAAAACCAACATATACAGAGACAGAAATGCCCAAAATCATGGGGAATCTACCAACTTGAAAAGGTGCAATCAAAAGTATCATGCTGGAAATGAACTGGTCAaacacaaatattaaaaaagcaaaTGAAGCAAAAAACCAACATAATTGTCCTTcataaaagcattaaaaaaaactaaagggaAACATGGAATTAAAATGAACATGATATTAGAAAAAGAATGAACAGGATAGACACTTGCATAACAGGAAAAATTATGGTAATGATGtctaatttaaaataggatGATATCTTTGTGTCTTTGTGTCTACATTTGAATATGAACCAATAAATCTGCATAAGCACCTCATGCACAATGATGAAGCGTTTACTCCTTTGCATTGGCCATGAGTTCATACATATATAGATGCTTGTCTGTCTATCCGTGTATGACAACATATCAATTGAATTTACTTTCTATAtgacattttcctttttcaaacaTCAGCAAAAAACCTACGAGTAAGTCAAATATATGACAGCACAACAGGTCTGGTTCAATATATTGTCTTTCATTTAAGCTCATCAAATATTCTTAAGACGATATATAAATCCCTGCTGAGAAAGGAAACATACAATAATACTtcattcaactcaactcaacctTAACCCGAATCTCAATTCAATTGGAATTTGCTATGGAACCTCATTATCAGGATCGGCcatatttattcttttccatCATTCTATCATACTTAAATTCGTGCTATTTATCACCTCCCTAATTAGCATACCCTTTTTCACTACTTCTACCCATGTCAATCTATGCCTCTCTCCACCTCTTTTCACtctctcaatttaattaaatcacTCTTTCTCATCGGTACATTAGTCAATTTCCATTGCACATTATCAAACCATCTTAAGCCACTTTCTCTAATCTATTCATCAAAAAAGGTCTATCCCTGCCTTTGAACAGATGATGTCTTTCCTTATCTTTCATAGTATCTCACTCATCCATCTTAATAATCTCATTTTGATTAGGCTCATTTTGTGAACATATCTTCTTTATCTTATTTTTCCTAGTATCTCATTCATCCATCTTAACATTCTCATTTCAACTActtagattttatggatattttACTTCTTACAACCCAACATTCTTTACCCATAAGCATAACAGGTCCTATAGTACTCCTATAGAATTTTTCATTTACCTCAACAGATATTCTACAGCAACGAATTCTTCGCGTCATCCAATTCCTAGTGTGAGCTGTATGAGTGAGCTATCTTAATCTAGAATATTGTATAAACActtctataaatagaaaattttctaataGAGGACAAAGATTATGAAGCATTTCCAAATAACCTATGCAACACTGAACTTGCATTGCATATACTTGATTTTAATCCTCCTTAACCTTAAACTTAAAgcaccctcccaaacttccagCTTAGAGTTAGCTcccattatttattaattttatttttttgataagtagagtTAGCTTCCATTATAGTATCATCAATGTTTTCTGCAAAAATGTATACACCATGGGACCTTATCCTAAATAGATCTACTAAGTTCATCCATTACATAAGCAAAGACAAAATCACATCTCAATAaccattttcaaattaaatggttaagaTTTTCTCACATTAgcatttatcaattttaaaatgtcGTAAAATATGGTAAATGCTAAGGTGATAAATGCTTAAAATGTAGTAAACTATGATAAATATTGAGGTGATAAAACtaataatttgagaaatataatctGTTTCAACAGTTAATTGCTTAAACATTTGCTTCCGAATCTCATCTACATAGTTACCaactctttttttcttgaacCACCAGCCTCCCTAAGCACCAATCATAGAGAATTTCCTATCCATTGAATTTTGCAACACTCATCAACCACAAACATTGTAATTTCCTTAGCATTTTCCTCATTAACGCCCATACTTTGGGAAGTTATTCGAATTAACTAGTTTGTTCTGTCCATTCTTCAACTCAACTTTACATTAGACTATCTCTCTAACGAATTCCAAGTTTAGGTAAACCATCATTAAATCACCAGTGACTTCATTAATCTCCTATTATTATATAGATGTGTCTAAGATGATAACTATGACATGCAATAGCATCCCATCCACTCACCGAAAAACTTTAGAGTGATGAGTGTTTTTTTGTACTATCCACTGCCAAAATCACTTATTACCGCTGACCTGATCCAGATCCTTGTGATCAGCAAAACCCTGCCCATGCTTGGTCTGGAGAGATGAAAAGTTGGTCCAAGGGAAAATCTGAACATGGGGATCTAGTGAAACATGAGGAAATTCAAAAGCAGACTTCCAAAATTTCCTGGCCACAATGCAACTGAAATCCAATTAAAGATACTAACTCCTAACATGTTGatatataaacaattttacAGCCTACACCACTTTTGAGCATTTATAGGAGCTCCATTATGTTGCATTTGGACCTTTCCTCACAAGGATGAAGATTAAAAgaggtgggaaaaaaaatgtaaaaacagTAACAAATCAATAACTTATCATTTGTAAGCCCAAAGTTCAAGATTTTCTTCACAATTATAAGCTATGATAGTGGTAGAGAACTGTCGCAACATACCCTTCCAAGAATAATTAAAATTCCACTGCTTTCAATGTAACTTTTTCAGCATAAATATGAAGATTCAACAAGGTCCACAGTATTTTTAGTAGCTCCTTAAAGTATCTAGATGACAAGTCAGCAAGTAGTAATGCTAAACCGCAGACTAATTTACGAAATTACAACACCAATTTCACCAAGCTTTAAGATATTAGTGGGCAGCTATGCAAACAAAAATTCGCAGAAAATAAGTGAAATCGCCCAAACACATGAACTGCTATGGTCATGCAATCCTCATCGAAATTTTATACATAAGCCACCAACACTCTATTTTCAGACAAACCCAGttcaagaaattaattataatcCATTCTACGATCAAATTTACAAAAAGTACAAAGATTTACACTTTTTCCAACcaaaaatatggaaaatatatgaACTCAAAGACAGTTATCACAGACAAATCAAATCGTATAGAAAATATGCAATAAAACAATTGAACCCATCCAGcaataatttcaaaacaatCAAATGCAAGAGTGGATGTGCAAAAAACTAATTTACCAGTCAGTTCTTTCTCACAATCAATTTCAAATGGTACGAATTGAACCCACCAAACAATAATTCCAAAACAATCAAATACAAAAGAGggcatgcaaaaaaaaaaaattgggaaaactAAGCTCACCAGCCAGTAGTTTCAGTTTCAGACAATCAATTTCAAACGATATGCGTAAAGACAAAGAACCCATCAAGCAATAACGCCAAAACAATCAAATTCAGAACCGGGGTATGCAGAACTTCAATTCCTGGATAAAAACAAACTCACCAGCTACCGTTTTAGGCGATCAAGTTCATATCGTATCCAAAAATCGGGCGGTTTttgaagtaaaataaaacaaaacaagattgGGATAGAGTGCTGAAATGGTCGCTCACCAGCCAGTAAGGCAAGTTCTGAACAGTCTGGCTAACAACAAGCCAGAGAACACCATATCCAAAGAAACAGAGCACGGTACCAACCAAAAGCACAGACCAAGGAGGGAACTTATTGCAGGCAATACCAGGGAGAATACCCACACTCTCTCCAATATCGTTGGCCACTCCAAGGATCGTCACCTGCTGCTGGCTGTAGCCCATGATGGATTTGAGTGCTGAAGAGTAGAGCGGGAAGTTGTACGCATTGCCGGCCGCTATTTGGATCCAAACTGCTGCTGCCAAACCCACCCATGGCGGTCTGCTTCCTGCTTTCAGAACTTGCTTTGGCATTGGATAAATAAGCTATTCACTGTGTATTTCTCGGGTGTGTGTTGGAGTGTGACACTGATCCCTGTATCAATTGGAAGAGAGATTTGGTGAAGAATTCGatcaaaaaaaagagagataaaaagGGGATTTAAAAGGTTGGGAATATCTTGTGAGACAACGACCGTGTGGTTTTCTGAAGCGTGGTCCCTTCCCGGTTGCCAAAAACAGAATAGCTGTCGTTTACCATGAAATTGACCCATCTTGGTTGATGGAGCCACGACCACTCCAAGTCGGAATGAGCCTGCCCCATACCCGCACCAATACTCTACTGTTTTTCAATACATTGGCACTTTGGACTTGGGGACCCGTGACTCACAATGCGTATACTATAGGGTATTCTACTCTCAAGCGGGCACacttttgtttaaatattatttttcaggttttttttttattattttcttaaagaagagaaagaaaaaaaaaaaaaatttgagataaacaatattttaatgatgTAATGTGCTGCAATGAATAATCGATTCTAATTATTTAGTGTAACAAAAAAGGTATTTTGGCGAGTCTGCTCGATGGGAAAAAT
It contains:
- the LOC132187407 gene encoding uncharacterized protein LOC132187407, translating into MDWFSWLSKTGLEPSLVYEYGLAFAHNELEEEDVVYFNHEFLQSMGISIAKHRLEILKLARKEKGTSPRPMSRLLVAIRRTKRCLGKYIRTWVRREESSALVVVPRPGYGSRWKGAMVKRNKRLMTTTAAAKAKQGRLLLTNGSPRCVDSFSSPVVYDLRKEEKMESSDDGYWLTGVEEIRWDTLFQDLKPT
- the LOC132188271 gene encoding protein NUCLEAR FUSION DEFECTIVE 4, whose protein sequence is MPKQVLKAGSRPPWVGLAAAVWIQIAAGNAYNFPLYSSALKSIMGYSQQQVTILGVANDIGESVGILPGIACNKFPPWSVLLVGTVLCFFGYGVLWLVVSQTVQNLPYWLLWLALCIATNSSAWLGTSVLVTNMRNFPLSRGTVAGILKGYIGLSAAVYTVIYMVLNDSSSKLLAFLALGLPVMCLAMMYFIRACTPASGEDSSEHVHFLFTQAASVLLAIYLLSTTVISDTVSLSDTVTYILIAIMVILLMSPLAIPLKMTLFPAKKLGPTPATSSDDLVGSTQTDPLLIPSSSATHLGSFYENDDASDVETLLAVGEGAVKKRRRPRRGEDFKFREALIKADFWLLWFSYFLGVGSGVTVLNNLAQIGVAVGVDDTTMLLALFSFCNFVGRLGSGAVSEHFVRSRLLPRTFWMICAHIIMIISFLLFASALNGTIYVATALLGICYGVQYSTMVPTSSEIFGLRHFGIIYNAMALGNPIGAILFSAILAGYVYDAEAAKQGGSTCVGADCFRLTFLVLAGVCGLGTVLSIILTIRVRPVYQLLYAGGSFRLPQNSDH